The region CCAAGTACGGGGGCCTCGGTCTCACGCAGCTCTACTACAACAAGGCCCTCGCTCTGGCCGGCTCCGCAAGCCCGGCGATCGGCGCCCTGCTCTCCGCCCACCAGTCCATCGGCGTACCGCAGCCGCTGAAGCTCTTCGGCACCCAGGAGCAGAAGGACCGCTTCCTGCCGCGCTGTGCCCGCACCGACATCTCGGCCTTCCTGCTCACCGAGCCGGACGTGGGCTCCGACCCGGCCCGCCTCGCCACCACCGCCGTGCCCGACGGCGACGGCTACCTCCTCGACGGCGTCAAGCTGTGGACCACCAACGGCGTGGTCGCCGACCTCCTGGTGGTGATGGCCCGGGTGCCGCGCTCCGAGGGCCGTAAGGGCGGCATCACCGCCTTCGTCGTCGAGACCGCCTCCGAAGGCGTCACCGTCGAGAGGCGCAACGCCTTCATGGGGCTGCGCGGCCTGGAGAACGGTGTCACCCGTTTCCACCAGGTCCGCGTCCCGGCCGCCAACCGGATCGGCCCCGAGGGCGCGGGCCTCAAGATCGCGCTGACCACGCTCAACACCGGACGGCTGTCGCTGCCCGCGATGTGCGCGGGCGCCGGGAAGTGGTGCCTGAAGATCGCCCGCGAATGGTCCGCCGCCCGTGAGCAGTGGGGCAAGCCCATCGCCAAGCACGAGGCCGTCGGCGCCAAGATCTCCTTCATCGCGGCGACCACCTTCGCCCTGGAGGCCGTCATCGACCTCGCCTCCCAGATGGCCGACGAGGACCGCAACGACATCCGCATCGAGGCGGCGCTCGCCAAGCTCTACGGCAGCGAGATGGCCTGGCTGATGGCCGACGAACTGGTCCAGATCCGCGGCGGCCGTGGCTATGAGACCGCGGCCTCGCTGGCCGCCCGCGGAGAGCGGGCCGTCCCCGCCGAGCAGATGCTCCGCGATCTGCGCATCAACCGGATCTTCGAGGGCTCGACCGAGATCATGCATCTCCTCATCGCCCGCGAGGCCGTGGACGCCCATCTGTCGGTGGCGGGCGATCTCATCGACCCCGACAAGTCCCTGCAGGACAAGGGCAAGGCGGCCGCCAAGGCCGGCGGCTTCTACGCCCGCTGGCTGCCCGGCCTGCTCGCCGGGCCCGGCCAACTGCCCCGCGCCTACCCCGAATTCCACCCGGCCGGGCATCCGGACCTCTCACCGCATCTGCGCTATGTGGAGCGCTCGGCACGCAAGCTGGCCCGCTCGACGTTCTATGCCATGTCCCGCTGGCAGGGCCGGATGGAGACCAAACAGGGCTTCCTCGCCCGGATCGTGGACATCGGCGCGGAGCTGTTCGCGATGAGCGCGGCCTGCGTACGTGCCGAGATGCTGCGCTCGCGCGGTGACCATGGCGTCGCGGCCTACCAGCTCGCCGACGCGTTCTGCCGGCAGGCCAGGATCCGCGCCGACGAGCTCTTCGGGCGGCTGTGGACCAACACCGACGAACTCGACCGCAAGGTGGTCTCCGGGGTGCTCTCCGGGGCGTACGAGTGGCTCGAGCAGGGCGTTCTCGACCCCAGCGGCGACGGCCCCTGGATCGCCGACGCCACCCCCGGCCCGACCGCCATGCAGAACGTCCACCGCCCCATCCACTGAGGAGCGGCCGAGGAGTCACCGAGGAATCACTGAAGGGGACGGAGGAGTCACTTCAGGAGCCGCTGGAGCCCGTGATCGCCGTAACCCGGGGCATGTCCCCGAGCCGTCATCCCTTGCCGCCACAATGGGGGGATGACGGAATCCCTGGCTGACCCGCATCTGCGCTTTCCGGCGGCCACCGCCGCGGAGAGCGTGCGCGACATCGTGATCCTGGGCTCCACCGGTTCGATCGGCACCCAGGCCATCGACGTGGTGGTGCGCAACCCCGACCGCTTCCGCGTGACCGGCCTGTCCGCCGCCGGGGGACGGGCCGGGCTCCTCGCCGAGCAGGCTCACCTGCTGCGGGTGGACAGGGTGGCGGTCGCCCGTCCGGAGGCGGTGCCCGAGGTACGCGAGGCGCTGAGCGCGCTCTACGGAGCCGGTGAGCCGCTCCCCGAGATCCTGGCGGGGCCCGACGCGGCCACCGAGCTCGCCCGCTCCCAGTGCCACACCGTGCTCAACGGCATCACCGGCTCCATCGGCCTGGCGCCGACCCTGGCCGCCCTGGAGGCGGGCCGGGTGCTGGCGCTGGCCAACAAGGAAT is a window of Streptomyces violaceusniger Tu 4113 DNA encoding:
- a CDS encoding acyl-CoA dehydrogenase family protein, coding for MTASSVRPVSEHEARQVAEAAREQVWHKPSFAKELFLGRFRLDLIHPHPAPAPDDVRRGETFLAKLGEFCETQVDAARIEREAQIPDETIQGLKELGALGMKIDTKYGGLGLTQLYYNKALALAGSASPAIGALLSAHQSIGVPQPLKLFGTQEQKDRFLPRCARTDISAFLLTEPDVGSDPARLATTAVPDGDGYLLDGVKLWTTNGVVADLLVVMARVPRSEGRKGGITAFVVETASEGVTVERRNAFMGLRGLENGVTRFHQVRVPAANRIGPEGAGLKIALTTLNTGRLSLPAMCAGAGKWCLKIAREWSAAREQWGKPIAKHEAVGAKISFIAATTFALEAVIDLASQMADEDRNDIRIEAALAKLYGSEMAWLMADELVQIRGGRGYETAASLAARGERAVPAEQMLRDLRINRIFEGSTEIMHLLIAREAVDAHLSVAGDLIDPDKSLQDKGKAAAKAGGFYARWLPGLLAGPGQLPRAYPEFHPAGHPDLSPHLRYVERSARKLARSTFYAMSRWQGRMETKQGFLARIVDIGAELFAMSAACVRAEMLRSRGDHGVAAYQLADAFCRQARIRADELFGRLWTNTDELDRKVVSGVLSGAYEWLEQGVLDPSGDGPWIADATPGPTAMQNVHRPIH